DNA sequence from the Cyprinus carpio isolate SPL01 chromosome A9, ASM1834038v1, whole genome shotgun sequence genome:
AGGCACATTTACGTACGCACACTAACACATGCTGATACACAATATAATGGCTGACAGCTGGAGGTGAGATAACAGGCTGGTTACGATGCTATGATGTACTACACTGTGGAATTCCAGTGTGCTCCATCCAGCACTGAGAATGACTGATGCTTGAGGTTCTGATGTTATGGATAGCAACATCTGATATCTCGTTAAACCAGAAGACATATTTACtgtatacactctcagaaaaaaggtacaaaagctgtcactggggcggtaccttttcaaaagaggAGTTTAATATATGAAATGggcaaacataaaaatgttacaaaatctaTGAAATGAGCAAATTCTGAGATCACTAGAAAAATTGCATAGAATTTTCtcaattagattattattataacaaatttgaGTAAGATGTTGAAtgggaaatgtatttatttgaattaaccaaaaccaaaaccatagaaattaaaataaacattaactgaaataaaatcaaaataaataaataaataaaaaattcaggccatatttctcatttttgtttcatttaagttgaagtactaattttttttttttttttttttttgctaatttactaaaataaacaaactaaatgtaaaaCTTAATTCTAACTACATAgagatactttaaaaataaaaatgcacatagaaaaatgagaaaaatgctaaaactttaaaatgaaaatataaatagaaaatataaataaaaatcttaataaaaaactataatagcatatcaaaaaataaaaataacactgctttaaTGATGCATGAATTCCACAAGTACAACCTGAAAATCATGTTCTCCAGCACGATTTGAGCAGATCCAAATAGCAtcttgagcttcagtggaagcaagaacatctggAAATAATTTCACAATCATTGCATAAGTGACCTAAAAATAGTCAGGAAtatgtatttctatataaatgtattaaacatgttCAGTTTATTTACAGGTTACAAGACAgtggtattttaaaaaatagatatcTGAATATCTCACAACACAATGGTTAATTATGGTTTGAGCCAAATAAACAAAGATTGCAATCATCTTCTCAGAGGTTCTAGCATTTTCGCACATCCCCTCATACTCATACTCTTCACCACAGGACTGAAAGGCAGAAGTAAAGATGACAGAGCGTTATGACTGCCACTACTGTAAGGAGTCTCTGTTTGGGAAGAAGTATGTTCTTCGTGAGGAAAACCCATACTGTGTGAAGTGCTATGAGAGCCTATACTCCAACACCTGTGAGGAGTGCAAGAAAGCCATCGGCTGCAACAGCAGGGTAACATCACTTAAACCATTTGCAGTGCCATATATAAAGTTACataaaaccagccaatcagattaaagcTTGCAGATCTGGAAAGTGCATCAGATTGTCATCAAACAGACTTTAGGTGGTCCTTAGGTATACTTTTCAATCTCCAATTCAACCAGATTTGTCATCAAAGTATGTCTTTGGTTGTTTTAGGATCTGTCCTACAAGGACCGTCACTGGCATGAGGACTGTTTCCACTGCTTCCAGTGCAAGCGCTCACTGGTGGACAAGCCTTTCTCCACCAAAGACGAGCAGCTGCTGTGCACCGAGTGCTATTCTAATGAGTACTCCTCCAAATGCCATGAGTGTAAGAAGACCATCATGCCTGGTAAGACATTCTTCCCTGTGGGAGGAACCTTTCCCTAAATAtcagtacgtgtgtgtgtgtgtgtgtgtgttttttttatatactcaTGCACTcccataaaaacataattattcattCAGCGACACATTCTTTccattaaagcaaaagaaaactgCTTCCTTTCACACAGAGTCAATCTCTGCCCAGATCTTGTGAAGAAAGAATAACTGTCATTAGACAGATATATCACAGGCCCATCTTGACGTCAAAGCAATAGATTAAATGATCTGCTCaacttgtaaaataatattaattcataaatctTCAAAGACAAGTCTTCATGACCATGTAAAAATGACACACTCTTATAAACTCAACATGTTATATGATCAACCACCCCTTTTATCGTTCAATCAAAATGAATAGATGGAACCAAGGTTAGATTTATTATATGTGTAGATTAAAGCTGGTTTTGGGTGTTTAATTGATGTGATTCAGTTTGTGCTCACAGTCCTGTGGAATGTTCCAGCACTCACTGAGTGAAACGTACAATATTTCAAATCCGGAGCACATGGACTTAAAAGATATGAGCCAGACTCTTTAAAACAATGAGACTCTGTGCTGTCTCTGTTTACACCACTGCTGGCAGTTTGTGTCtggatgtgttaaaaaaaattctactttgtCTTCTTAACAGCTAAACTTTCCTGCTGCATTACAGATCAAATGGGGAGTACTGTAAACCTGATAACAATTATCCATCATCTGTAACTGATAagactataaaatcaatatatcatgctgtaatgattaattttatagaatttgggttacagtttttttaatttgaatggtagtgtacgtCACAAAATACCTGAGTTAAATATTAGAACTGGATATAATTATGCGGGCATAGAAAATATCTGATTATCCAGTGTAACGTCATTATAATTTTATAGTGTTATGGATCTCAGTATCATTATTACATGCTTCACTTCATTAGCAGAATGTTGTTGTATTTGGAATAAGATGGCTCTCCTCTCTCCCTCAGGCTCCAGGAAAATGGAGCATAAAGGAAACAGCTGGCATGAGACCTGCTTTACCTGCCAGCGCTGCCAGCAGCCGATCGGCACCAAGAGCTTCATCCCCAAAGACAACCAGAACTATTGCGTGCCCTGCTACGAAAAGCAGTTTGCCATGCAGTGTGTTCACTGCAAGAAGGTAGAGTGCACAGTTGAAGTAACCTACATACTACAACAAGCTAGGCTACAGGAATTAAACATACAGGCTACAAGTACATTAAACGTTTTAAGACTCCAGTCAGCTATGAGTGAAATAGTGTTCTGTGCAGTGTGCAActtgtatactgcacattttgaaaaatcCAGTAATTCTATGCATAAAGATAATATGCATACTGTACAAAGAGTGAAGATATCTATTAATTTGATAGTCAGCGTCATCTCCTTCCTTCTCCGTGT
Encoded proteins:
- the LOC109095905 gene encoding four and a half LIM domains protein 2; translated protein: MTERYDCHYCKESLFGKKYVLREENPYCVKCYESLYSNTCEECKKAIGCNSRDLSYKDRHWHEDCFHCFQCKRSLVDKPFSTKDEQLLCTECYSNEYSSKCHECKKTIMPGSRKMEHKGNSWHETCFTCQRCQQPIGTKSFIPKDNQNYCVPCYEKQFAMQCVHCKKPITTGGVTYHDQPWHKDCFLCTGCKQQLSGQRFTSRDDFAYCLNCFCNLYAKKCASCTTPISGLGGSKYISFEERQWHNDCFNCKKCSVSLVGRGFLTERDDILCPECGKDM